The Methylorubrum populi genome contains a region encoding:
- a CDS encoding SufE family protein: MLPDLDTIIENFELIDDPHEQLVYVMELGRLLPPMPEAWKSDRNLVRGCESQVWLVVSAEEDGGRLTIVGDSDSHLVKGFVALMVALYSGKSPEQAAKLDGLDLLKQLDFGAHVTSKRSNGVRAMVEKIQRDAGRVS; the protein is encoded by the coding sequence ATGCTGCCCGACCTCGACACCATCATCGAGAACTTCGAGCTCATCGACGATCCGCACGAGCAGCTCGTGTACGTCATGGAGCTCGGCCGCCTGCTGCCGCCCATGCCGGAGGCGTGGAAATCCGATCGGAACCTCGTCCGCGGCTGCGAGAGCCAGGTCTGGCTCGTCGTCTCGGCCGAGGAAGACGGCGGGCGACTGACGATCGTGGGCGACAGCGACTCGCATCTGGTGAAGGGCTTCGTCGCCCTGATGGTCGCCCTGTATTCCGGCAAGAGCCCGGAGCAGGCCGCGAAACTCGACGGGCTCGATCTCCTGAAGCAGCTCGATTTCGGTGCGCACGTCACCTCGAAGCGCTCGAACGGCGTCCGTGCCATGGTCGAGAAGATCCAGCGCGACGCCGGCAGGGTGTCCTGA
- a CDS encoding DUF6456 domain-containing protein — MGKEQNTNIFDDLGREAERLLAALAPDGAYAFPDPCAPETLIVRGGGRGVSLGAGRFPARAGEALVAADLAARDDGRRNRLVIGAAGRARLRRAEACGPDSFRMQHLAVVREGMGEAERLRDAAESPLAWMARRRGRDGEPMIDAAAFAAGERLRHDLAAAQMLPQLSTDWTAPRVDGGGPRDPASASDRTIAARQGVERALAAVGSDLSGLLIDLCGFLKGLERIEAERRWPARSAKVVARIALGRLAEHYGIERAATGPERARTRSWRSPRIG, encoded by the coding sequence ATGGGAAAAGAACAAAACACGAACATATTCGACGATCTCGGGCGTGAGGCCGAACGCCTGCTCGCCGCTCTGGCGCCTGACGGCGCCTATGCCTTCCCGGACCCGTGCGCGCCGGAAACCCTGATCGTGCGCGGCGGCGGGCGCGGCGTGTCGTTGGGTGCCGGGCGGTTTCCGGCACGGGCCGGCGAGGCGTTGGTGGCGGCCGATCTCGCGGCGCGGGACGACGGGCGGCGCAACCGGCTGGTGATCGGTGCGGCCGGGCGCGCGCGGCTTCGGCGGGCGGAGGCCTGCGGACCCGACAGCTTCCGGATGCAGCACCTCGCCGTGGTGCGGGAGGGGATGGGCGAGGCGGAGCGGCTGCGGGACGCGGCCGAGAGTCCGCTCGCCTGGATGGCGCGGCGGCGCGGACGCGACGGCGAGCCGATGATCGACGCCGCCGCCTTCGCGGCGGGCGAGCGCCTGCGCCACGACCTCGCCGCGGCGCAGATGCTGCCGCAGCTCTCGACCGACTGGACCGCCCCGAGGGTCGATGGCGGCGGACCGCGCGATCCGGCTTCCGCCTCCGACCGGACGATCGCCGCGCGCCAGGGCGTGGAACGCGCCCTCGCGGCGGTCGGCTCCGATCTCTCCGGGCTGCTGATCGACCTGTGCGGCTTCCTCAAGGGGCTGGAGCGGATCGAAGCGGAGCGGCGCTGGCCGGCCCGCTCGGCGAAAGTGGTCGCCCGCATCGCCCTCGGGCGGCTCGCCGAGCATTACGGGATCGAGCGGGCGGCGACTGGGCCGGAGCGGGCGCGCACCCGGTCGTGGCGCTCTCCGCGGATCGGCTGA
- a CDS encoding MucR family transcriptional regulator, whose protein sequence is MNETETPVDYVALTADIVAAYVSNNPVPAAELAGLIGSIHGALIRVGTGQAAPQAAAPEPIQPAVPIKKSIQPDYLVCLEDGRTFKSLKRHLRAKYNLSPEQYRAKWGLAADYPMVAPNYAKARSDLAKAIGLGQPRPGYDAAA, encoded by the coding sequence ATGAACGAAACCGAGACGCCGGTCGATTACGTCGCTCTCACGGCCGACATCGTCGCCGCCTACGTGAGCAACAACCCGGTGCCGGCTGCCGAGCTCGCGGGTCTGATCGGCAGCATCCACGGTGCCCTGATCCGGGTCGGCACCGGCCAAGCGGCACCTCAGGCCGCCGCGCCGGAGCCGATCCAGCCGGCCGTGCCGATCAAGAAGTCGATCCAGCCCGACTACCTCGTCTGCCTGGAGGACGGCCGGACCTTCAAGTCGCTCAAGCGGCACCTGCGGGCCAAGTACAACCTCTCCCCCGAGCAGTACCGCGCCAAGTGGGGCCTCGCGGCCGACTACCCGATGGTGGCCCCGAACTACGCCAAGGCCCGGTCCGACCTGGCCAAGGCGATCGGCCTCGGCCAGCCGCGTCCGGGCTACGACGCCGCCGCGTAA
- a CDS encoding S9 family peptidase: MTFEPPPFAPPPEAPAAEARPHAFERHGRRIEDPFAWLKAGNWREVLKSPAALAPDIRAHLDAENAYADAALGKAAELRKTLVAEMRGRIREDDASVPEPDGPFAYYSRHREGGQHPLICRRPRTVHRIAEEPEDGETGERILLDGDREGEGLAFFEIAGAAHSDDHRLLAWGVDTSGAELHTIRVRDLDSGEDRPERVESTAGEAVWNAAGTAFFYVALDENHRPARVMRHRLGTEQADDTLVYEEADPGFFVNIGRTQSGTYLTVTASDHETAEVHLLDRADDEGRLACVAPREARLIYSVEHWGSYLVILTNADGAVDFKVVTCPLDATARRNWRDAVPYRPGVMIRRLHVLGHHLVRLELENALPRIVVRDMKGEEHTVSFAEEAYALGLLSGYEFETARIRFTYASMTTPAETYDYDCVTRARILRKRQTVPSGHEPADYVTRRLFATAPDGESVPISLLHRRGLALDGSAPLLLYGYGSYGTLMPAAFRTNLLSLVDRGFVYAIAHVRGGTEKGWNWYLDGKREKKPNTFTDFVACGRALIEAGYTAEGRIVAHGGSAGGMLMGAAANLAPELFAGIVADVPFVDVLNTMLDADLPLTPPEWPEWGNPAESEAAFRTILAYSPYDNVAAKAYPAILALGGLTDPRVTYWEPAKWIARLRATMTGGGPVLLKINMEAGHGGAAGRFDRLEEVGLIYAFALMAAQRAGIPI; the protein is encoded by the coding sequence ATGACCTTCGAGCCACCCCCCTTCGCCCCGCCGCCCGAGGCCCCCGCGGCCGAGGCGCGCCCGCACGCCTTCGAACGCCACGGCCGGCGCATCGAGGATCCCTTCGCCTGGCTCAAGGCCGGGAATTGGCGCGAGGTCCTGAAGAGCCCCGCGGCCCTGGCGCCGGACATCCGCGCCCATCTCGATGCGGAGAACGCCTATGCCGATGCCGCGCTCGGTAAAGCCGCGGAGCTGCGCAAGACCCTGGTCGCCGAGATGCGCGGGCGCATCCGCGAGGACGACGCCTCGGTGCCCGAGCCCGACGGCCCCTTCGCCTACTATTCCCGCCACCGCGAAGGCGGGCAGCACCCGTTGATCTGCCGCCGCCCCCGGACCGTCCACCGCATCGCGGAGGAGCCGGAGGATGGCGAGACCGGCGAGCGGATCCTGCTCGACGGCGACCGGGAAGGGGAGGGGCTCGCCTTCTTCGAGATCGCCGGAGCCGCCCATTCCGACGACCACCGCCTGCTCGCCTGGGGCGTCGACACCAGCGGAGCGGAACTCCACACCATCCGGGTGCGCGACCTCGACAGCGGCGAGGACCGCCCGGAGCGGGTCGAATCGACCGCGGGCGAGGCGGTGTGGAACGCCGCCGGCACCGCCTTCTTCTACGTCGCGCTCGACGAGAACCACCGCCCGGCCCGCGTCATGCGCCACCGCCTCGGCACGGAGCAGGCGGACGACACCCTCGTCTACGAGGAGGCCGATCCGGGCTTCTTCGTGAATATCGGCCGCACCCAGTCGGGCACCTACCTCACCGTCACCGCGAGCGACCACGAGACGGCGGAGGTCCATCTCCTCGACCGCGCCGACGACGAGGGCCGGCTCGCCTGCGTCGCGCCCCGCGAAGCGCGACTGATCTACTCGGTCGAGCACTGGGGCTCGTATCTCGTCATCCTGACGAATGCCGACGGCGCGGTGGACTTCAAGGTCGTCACCTGCCCCCTCGACGCCACCGCACGCCGGAACTGGCGCGACGCCGTGCCCTACCGCCCCGGCGTGATGATCCGCCGCCTGCACGTGCTCGGCCATCACTTGGTGCGGCTCGAACTGGAGAACGCCCTGCCGCGCATCGTCGTGCGCGACATGAAGGGCGAGGAGCACACGGTCTCGTTCGCCGAGGAGGCCTACGCGCTCGGTCTCCTGTCGGGCTACGAGTTCGAGACGGCACGCATCCGCTTCACCTACGCGTCGATGACGACACCGGCCGAGACCTACGACTACGATTGCGTCACCCGCGCCCGCATCCTGCGCAAGCGCCAGACCGTGCCGAGCGGCCACGAGCCCGCCGACTACGTCACCCGCCGCCTGTTCGCGACCGCGCCCGATGGCGAGAGCGTGCCGATCTCGCTGCTGCACCGCCGTGGCCTCGCCCTCGACGGCTCGGCGCCGCTGCTGCTCTACGGCTACGGCTCCTACGGCACGCTGATGCCGGCGGCGTTTCGCACCAACCTGCTCAGCCTCGTCGACCGCGGCTTCGTCTACGCCATCGCCCATGTCCGCGGCGGCACCGAGAAGGGCTGGAACTGGTATCTCGACGGAAAACGCGAGAAGAAGCCCAACACCTTCACCGACTTCGTCGCCTGCGGACGGGCGCTGATCGAGGCCGGCTACACGGCGGAAGGCCGCATCGTCGCCCATGGCGGCAGCGCGGGCGGCATGCTGATGGGCGCCGCCGCCAACCTCGCCCCGGAGCTGTTCGCCGGCATCGTCGCCGACGTGCCCTTCGTCGACGTGCTCAACACCATGCTCGACGCGGACCTTCCGCTCACCCCGCCGGAATGGCCCGAATGGGGCAACCCGGCCGAGAGCGAGGCGGCGTTCCGGACCATCCTCGCCTACTCGCCCTACGACAACGTCGCGGCCAAGGCCTATCCGGCGATCCTCGCGCTTGGCGGCCTCACCGATCCGCGGGTGACTTACTGGGAGCCCGCCAAGTGGATCGCGCGGCTGCGCGCCACCATGACCGGCGGCGGCCCGGTCCTGCTCAAGATCAACATGGAGGCCGGCCATGGCGGCGCCGCCGGCCGCTTCGACCGCCTGGAGGAGGTCGGACTGATCTATGCCTTCGCGCTGATGGCGGCGCAGAGGGCCGGGATCCCGATCTGA
- a CDS encoding PAS domain S-box protein yields MGADTPAGGFSRTGGEAPFDLGDGFRRFADHVPLMMWRTDDSGCSTYHNECWLQFTGRPLADEIGDGWRRGLHPDDFERHAEIVARALESRLPFTVEYRLRRHDGAYRWLLDTGRPLEEKGVFQGYLGSCFDITDRKNAEEHAERALIEKETLLAEIYHRVRNNLQVMVSLIGLYGRAAPEPCRGSFDALGQRVRAIALVQQHLHEAPHIASIDLRDYLRRLASGLGQLRRAGRIGVSVEGDGTSLVEPRTANALGMIVAEIVAECLDTTTEICCIAIRIDAGIGAPVRLSIVSEAGEAAAEGREGVPKLGPRLIAAYAAQAEIAVSGMATAADPLLLQLPEARAYVPPSLPPALR; encoded by the coding sequence ATGGGTGCTGACACGCCAGCGGGCGGCTTTTCGAGGACGGGCGGGGAGGCTCCGTTCGACTTGGGCGACGGTTTTCGCCGCTTCGCCGACCATGTGCCGCTGATGATGTGGCGCACGGACGATTCCGGTTGCTCCACCTACCACAACGAGTGCTGGCTCCAGTTCACCGGCCGTCCCCTCGCCGACGAGATCGGCGACGGCTGGCGCAGGGGCCTGCACCCGGACGATTTCGAGCGCCACGCCGAGATCGTGGCCCGGGCCCTCGAATCGCGCCTGCCCTTCACCGTGGAATACCGCCTGCGCCGCCACGACGGGGCCTATCGCTGGCTGCTCGATACCGGCCGGCCGCTGGAGGAGAAGGGCGTCTTCCAGGGCTATCTCGGTTCCTGCTTCGACATCACCGACCGCAAGAACGCCGAGGAGCATGCCGAGCGCGCCCTGATCGAGAAGGAGACGCTACTGGCGGAAATCTATCACCGGGTGCGCAACAACCTCCAGGTGATGGTCAGCCTGATCGGCCTCTACGGCCGCGCCGCGCCGGAACCATGCCGCGGCAGCTTCGATGCCCTGGGGCAGCGGGTGCGGGCGATCGCCCTGGTGCAGCAGCACCTGCACGAGGCGCCCCACATCGCCTCGATCGATCTGCGCGACTATCTCCGCCGGCTCGCCTCGGGCCTCGGGCAACTGCGCCGGGCAGGGCGGATCGGGGTCTCCGTCGAGGGCGACGGCACGAGCCTCGTCGAGCCCCGCACCGCCAACGCGCTGGGCATGATCGTGGCCGAGATCGTCGCCGAATGCCTCGATACCACGACCGAGATCTGCTGCATCGCCATCCGCATCGATGCCGGCATCGGTGCGCCGGTGCGGCTCTCGATCGTCTCGGAGGCCGGTGAAGCCGCCGCCGAGGGGCGGGAGGGCGTGCCGAAGCTGGGCCCGCGCCTGATCGCCGCCTACGCCGCCCAGGCCGAGATCGCGGTGAGCGGCATGGCGACGGCGGCCGACCCGCTCCTGCTGCAACTGCCCGAAGCGCGGGCCTACGTCCCGCCCTCGCTTCCGCCCGCCCTGCGCTGA
- a CDS encoding DoxX family protein: MDPRTVTAQWTPRMLSILRIVASLIFMAHGTQKVLGFPASAMNPPLMSLPGVAGLIELVGGFLLLIGLFSRPVAFILSGEMAFAYFIGHAPKSFFPALNGGDAAILYCFVFLYIAFAGPGPWSVDAQRNRAA; the protein is encoded by the coding sequence ATGGATCCGAGGACCGTCACCGCCCAGTGGACGCCGCGGATGCTGAGCATCCTGCGGATCGTCGCGTCGCTGATTTTCATGGCGCACGGCACGCAGAAGGTCCTGGGGTTCCCGGCGAGCGCGATGAACCCGCCGCTGATGTCCCTGCCGGGCGTGGCGGGCCTGATCGAACTGGTCGGCGGCTTCCTGCTGCTGATCGGCCTGTTCAGCCGTCCGGTCGCCTTCATCCTCTCGGGCGAGATGGCCTTCGCCTACTTCATCGGGCACGCACCCAAGAGCTTCTTCCCGGCGCTCAACGGCGGCGACGCGGCGATCCTCTACTGCTTCGTGTTCCTCTACATCGCCTTCGCCGGCCCCGGCCCGTGGAGCGTCGATGCGCAGCGCAATCGCGCGGCCTGA